In Woeseia oceani, one DNA window encodes the following:
- a CDS encoding protein kinase domain-containing protein, with protein sequence MDKEQKDHRDRLIALGFVSLLLIVIYGPASAWFVAADRFVYDQLASHVSQPSPANSVIVSIDPQGQSATETAADYQQLLKLTGQYNASRVVMANPPAIKTEAELAGWEPLLRNGPPVFLPSHHPLAPNASRSGYLDLKQDPDGILRRSNLWYLNDGVMSPSLPLAIALANLDNLPATDMVRNDAIMFVANYEPAARISAKELLASREPALHIAGKTVFIDSDPPLVSAAAQLPSRQYVTLSEITAAMLGSIESGRAITAPSWSGMMELLAPAVLAVLAILLLPGHSRRQIVLATVISITALLALEALLLAVAHTRFDLGRPIVVLTSASLVSAWLAGAVRDAARDAFQRGSDFLSAGRLEPAFAEFRRCPPTESLANAMYKLSLAFEEQAQPERAEAVLGWMKETQGATPTSTQKLNVTTGAPRQLGRYVIEKKLGRGAMGAVYLARDPRINRAVALKVIPIEKEFEDEELKEARLRFFREAESAGRLTHPNIITVFDCGEDKHLAYIAMEYLQGTSLTYFKDPKKLLAPRKALELCARTADALDYAHNAGVIHRDIKPANLLYNARDDVLKISDFGVARLTDNNRTKTGIVLGTPMYMSPEQLGAETLTGHSDLFSLGVTLYELLTGEVPFKATNIALLMKKITSEDPAPVSNRRPGVPPSVDTVLFKALAKRPEDRFANGADLAMALRNCAKYAST encoded by the coding sequence TTGGACAAAGAGCAAAAAGACCACCGCGATCGACTGATTGCCCTAGGATTCGTCAGCCTGTTGCTGATCGTCATCTATGGACCGGCGTCCGCCTGGTTCGTCGCCGCGGATCGCTTTGTTTACGACCAATTGGCGTCGCACGTCAGTCAACCGTCACCCGCCAACAGCGTCATCGTCTCGATCGACCCGCAGGGCCAGTCGGCGACCGAGACAGCGGCTGACTATCAGCAACTGTTGAAACTGACCGGCCAATACAATGCCTCCCGGGTGGTCATGGCCAATCCGCCAGCCATCAAGACTGAAGCGGAACTGGCAGGCTGGGAACCGTTGCTCAGGAACGGGCCGCCGGTTTTTCTCCCTAGCCACCATCCGTTGGCACCGAACGCGAGCCGCAGTGGTTACCTTGATCTCAAGCAGGACCCGGATGGCATCCTGCGCCGGTCCAACCTCTGGTACCTCAACGACGGGGTGATGTCGCCGTCGTTGCCACTTGCGATCGCTCTCGCGAACCTCGACAACCTGCCGGCTACCGACATGGTGCGCAATGACGCAATCATGTTCGTCGCCAATTACGAACCAGCCGCCCGGATCTCTGCAAAAGAACTGCTCGCATCCCGCGAACCCGCTCTGCACATCGCCGGCAAGACCGTCTTTATCGATTCCGACCCGCCATTGGTGTCGGCTGCGGCGCAGCTGCCATCGCGCCAGTACGTCACGCTGTCGGAAATCACCGCAGCGATGCTCGGCAGCATCGAAAGCGGGCGCGCAATTACAGCCCCCAGTTGGTCCGGCATGATGGAATTGCTGGCCCCGGCCGTGCTTGCGGTCCTTGCCATACTGTTATTGCCCGGACATAGCCGACGGCAAATCGTCCTGGCGACCGTCATCTCGATCACTGCGTTACTCGCGCTCGAGGCCTTGTTGCTGGCCGTCGCCCACACCCGCTTTGACCTGGGACGCCCGATCGTTGTTCTGACCAGCGCCTCGCTGGTCAGCGCGTGGCTTGCCGGTGCGGTCCGTGATGCGGCCCGGGACGCTTTTCAGCGCGGCAGTGACTTCCTGTCGGCCGGCCGTCTGGAGCCCGCATTCGCAGAATTCCGTCGTTGCCCGCCCACCGAATCCCTTGCCAACGCCATGTACAAACTGTCGCTGGCGTTTGAAGAACAGGCTCAGCCGGAACGCGCCGAAGCCGTGCTTGGCTGGATGAAAGAGACTCAGGGAGCGACCCCCACGTCGACGCAGAAACTGAACGTCACTACGGGCGCACCACGTCAACTGGGGCGCTATGTCATTGAAAAGAAGCTTGGCCGCGGCGCCATGGGCGCGGTTTACCTGGCACGCGACCCGCGCATCAACCGGGCTGTTGCGCTCAAGGTCATCCCGATTGAGAAAGAATTCGAGGACGAGGAACTGAAGGAAGCTCGGCTCAGGTTCTTTCGGGAAGCCGAATCGGCTGGCCGACTGACTCACCCGAATATCATCACCGTCTTCGACTGTGGGGAGGACAAACACCTCGCCTACATCGCGATGGAGTATTTGCAGGGCACCTCCCTGACCTACTTCAAAGACCCGAAGAAATTACTGGCCCCGCGCAAGGCACTGGAGCTGTGTGCGCGGACGGCAGATGCACTGGACTACGCGCACAACGCCGGCGTTATTCACCGGGACATCAAACCCGCCAATCTGCTCTACAATGCCCGCGATGACGTACTCAAGATCAGCGATTTCGGGGTCGCCAGGCTGACCGACAACAACCGGACCAAGACCGGTATAGTGCTGGGCACACCGATGTATATGTCCCCTGAACAATTGGGTGCAGAAACACTTACCGGACATTCGGACTTATTTTCGCTTGGTGTTACTCTATACGAGCTGCTGACTGGCGAAGTGCCTTTTAAGGCTACGAATATTGCACTGTTGATGAAAAAAATTACGAGCGAGGACCCCGCACCGGTCTCCAACCGACGGCCAGGGGTACCACCCAGTGTTGATACAGTATTGTTCAAGGCATTGGCGAAACGTCCCGAGGACCGCTTCGCCAATGGCGCCGATTTGGCGATGGCCTTGAGAAACTGTGCTAAGTACGCGTCGACCTGA
- a CDS encoding Stp1/IreP family PP2C-type Ser/Thr phosphatase: MTLRGKIKLAEISDTGKVREHNEDAIGSNADIGLMVLADGMGGYNAGEVASGIAVQTITELTAEGAVREERNAVDPSTGLMRQTIVLRDAVARANKIIYQTAQSQTHCEGMGTTLVAAMFYDNRVSIAHVGDSRAYRLRKDKFQQLTLDHSLLQELVDRGFYSEEEAQRSTNRNYVTRALGVEPTVDVEVQEFDVLPGDVYLLCSDGLPDMVEDEDIHLTISTFNASLDVVGQQLVQLSNEHGGRDNISVMLAEVVDSFAAKRGLMDRISKLFRS; encoded by the coding sequence ATGACCCTTCGCGGCAAGATCAAATTGGCCGAGATTTCCGATACCGGCAAGGTGCGAGAGCACAATGAAGACGCCATCGGCTCGAATGCCGATATCGGCCTCATGGTGCTAGCCGATGGCATGGGCGGCTACAATGCCGGCGAAGTTGCCAGCGGCATCGCGGTTCAGACGATCACTGAGCTCACGGCCGAAGGTGCCGTTCGCGAAGAGCGCAATGCCGTGGACCCAAGTACCGGGCTGATGCGCCAGACCATCGTCTTGCGGGATGCCGTTGCGCGCGCCAACAAGATCATTTACCAGACTGCCCAGAGCCAGACCCATTGTGAGGGCATGGGCACGACCCTCGTCGCCGCCATGTTCTATGACAACCGGGTGTCCATCGCGCACGTCGGCGATTCGCGCGCTTACCGGCTGCGGAAAGACAAGTTTCAGCAACTCACGCTGGACCATTCCTTGCTGCAAGAACTGGTGGATCGTGGCTTCTACTCTGAAGAAGAGGCCCAGCGCTCCACGAACCGCAACTATGTGACCCGGGCGCTCGGCGTCGAGCCAACGGTTGATGTTGAGGTCCAGGAATTCGACGTCCTGCCCGGAGACGTCTATTTACTGTGTTCGGACGGCTTGCCAGACATGGTCGAAGATGAAGATATTCACTTAACTATCAGCACGTTTAATGCTAGCCTTGATGTGGTAGGTCAACAGTTGGTGCAGCTTTCGAACGAACACGGCGGGCGCGACAATATTTCCGTCATGCTCGCAGAAGTTGTCGACTCGTTTGCGGCAAAGCGTGGACTCATGGATCGTATCTCCAAGCTGTTTCGCTCGTAG
- a CDS encoding FHA domain-containing protein has protein sequence MARLILSLDSQVLAEYNMSKERYTIGRLPDNDVRIDNPAVSGHHSLIINILNDSFLEDLNSTNGTYVNGKLIKKHALQHGDVITIGHHQLRFADQQVNEPEQDEFEKTMVIPAGQQNAEQLARAEQAAEAAAAERQEKAATDKVDVKVDIPKPRPEPARHDQTAAGLDPALAPSALPMAKLQVLSGSFAGRELELTKALTTLGRPGIQVAAITRRAEGYFVVHVESGKDGDYPLVNGQAIGPQARKLHDNDVLQLAGVKMGFFNA, from the coding sequence ATGGCACGTTTAATCCTCAGTCTCGACAGTCAGGTTCTCGCTGAATACAACATGTCCAAGGAGCGGTACACGATTGGCCGTCTTCCGGACAATGATGTTCGTATCGACAACCCGGCTGTTAGCGGGCACCACTCATTGATCATCAATATTCTGAATGATTCGTTCCTGGAAGACCTGAACAGCACCAATGGCACCTACGTCAATGGCAAGCTGATCAAGAAACACGCCTTGCAACACGGCGATGTGATCACGATTGGTCACCATCAGCTGCGATTTGCCGATCAACAGGTGAATGAGCCAGAGCAGGACGAGTTTGAAAAAACCATGGTTATCCCTGCCGGGCAGCAGAATGCCGAACAGCTCGCACGGGCCGAGCAGGCTGCAGAAGCAGCTGCCGCCGAACGCCAGGAAAAAGCGGCTACCGACAAGGTCGACGTCAAGGTCGACATCCCCAAACCCAGACCTGAACCTGCACGACACGACCAGACAGCCGCTGGCCTCGACCCGGCATTGGCTCCAAGCGCCCTGCCGATGGCCAAATTGCAGGTACTGAGCGGATCGTTCGCCGGACGTGAGCTCGAGCTGACCAAGGCGTTGACGACTTTGGGCCGGCCCGGCATTCAGGTTGCGGCAATTACCCGCCGCGCCGAGGGTTACTTCGTCGTGCACGTCGAAAGTGGCAAAGACGGCGACTACCCGCTGGTCAATGGCCAAGCGATTGGTCCACAGGCTCGCAAGCTGCATGATAACGATGTATTGCAGCTTGCCGGCGTCAAAATGGGCTTCTTCAACGCCTGA
- the alr gene encoding alanine racemase produces MTQGARAHISPSALSHNLKLVQTMAPAARVLAAIKGNAYGHGLLTAAKALAAADGLAIARLSEAETLRSAGIDQRLVLLAGPSSQSERALAAACQCEIVVHSHAQLSLLDGRGSGATFVVWLKVDTGMHRLGFQPEEVAAVLARLRASPQVADIRLMTHFACADDPSDPLTTAQQARFQRVCKGFDGDVSAANSPALFSITASVADSRHWGNLGATWVRPGLSLYGISPFASGSGADLGLRPAMTFETQLIDVRGLPAGQRVGYGGRWSAPRDTVIGVIAAGYADGYTRFLPSATPVLINGRRVPLAGTVSMDMAVVDLGAGATDKVGDRVTLWGPELPVEEVARAAATIPYQLVTGVMHREPPLIGE; encoded by the coding sequence GTGACCCAAGGTGCCCGGGCGCACATTTCCCCGAGTGCGCTGAGCCACAATCTTAAGCTCGTTCAGACAATGGCGCCTGCCGCACGGGTTCTGGCGGCGATCAAAGGCAATGCCTACGGCCACGGCTTGCTGACGGCGGCGAAGGCGCTGGCCGCGGCTGACGGTCTGGCCATCGCCCGTCTCAGTGAGGCAGAAACGCTGCGATCCGCTGGAATCGACCAACGGCTCGTGCTGCTGGCGGGGCCCTCCAGCCAGAGTGAGCGCGCACTCGCCGCTGCTTGCCAATGTGAGATTGTCGTGCACAGCCATGCGCAGCTGTCACTTCTGGACGGTCGGGGTTCGGGGGCGACGTTCGTTGTCTGGCTGAAAGTCGATACCGGCATGCACCGACTTGGGTTTCAGCCTGAGGAAGTAGCGGCTGTTCTTGCCCGCTTGCGGGCTTCCCCGCAGGTTGCTGACATTCGCTTGATGACCCATTTCGCGTGTGCTGACGATCCGTCTGATCCACTGACGACAGCGCAGCAGGCCCGTTTCCAGCGAGTCTGCAAAGGCTTTGACGGCGACGTCAGCGCGGCGAATTCCCCCGCATTATTCAGTATTACCGCCAGTGTTGCCGACAGTCGGCACTGGGGCAATCTGGGCGCAACATGGGTACGGCCTGGACTGTCGCTGTACGGCATTTCGCCGTTCGCCAGTGGCTCAGGTGCTGATCTTGGTTTGCGGCCAGCGATGACCTTCGAGACCCAGCTCATCGATGTCAGAGGATTGCCTGCGGGTCAAAGAGTGGGCTACGGCGGGCGTTGGTCCGCACCCCGGGATACGGTCATAGGGGTCATCGCAGCGGGCTACGCTGACGGCTACACACGTTTCCTGCCATCGGCTACGCCGGTGCTGATCAATGGCCGCCGTGTGCCTTTGGCGGGCACGGTGTCCATGGACATGGCCGTGGTTGATCTGGGTGCCGGCGCTACCGACAAAGTCGGCGACCGCGTCACCCTGTGGGGTCCGGAATTACCGGTTGAAGAGGTCGCGCGAGCGGCCGCCACAATACCCTATCAGCTGGTCACCGGCGTAATGCACCGGGAACCTCCGCTGATTGGAGAGTAG
- the dnaB gene encoding replicative DNA helicase has translation MVRALDDGMPVDEIEQRLRMPPHSIEAEQSLIGGLMLDNLAWDKIADLVVADEFYRKDHRLIFAAIANLVEQGQPCDVVTVSEFLDNRGELESAGGLEYLATLTNETPGAANVRAYAGILRERATLRALINVGNEISGNAYTTDGRSASALVDEAERMVYQIAEKGARGKAGFQALKDILPATVDRIDLLHQSDGDVTGISTGYNEFDKMTAGLQKGDLVIIAGRPSMGKTTFAVNIAENAAIGGKVPTAIFSMEMPSEQLAFRMISSLGRVDQSHLRTGNFPDEDWSRINTAVQLMSDAPIYIDDTPALTPTEIRARARRLKREHGLGLIVIDYLQLMQVAGIAENRATEISEISRSLKALAKELELPVIALSQLNRSVEQRTDKRPVMSDLRESGAIEQDADLIIFIYREEVYNQDTPRKGIADICIAKQRNGPIGDFPLTFVGRFTKFENWVPEHYMDDGYS, from the coding sequence ATGGTGCGAGCGCTGGATGACGGCATGCCGGTTGATGAAATCGAGCAGCGTTTGCGGATGCCGCCTCATTCCATTGAGGCCGAACAGTCATTGATTGGCGGCCTGATGCTCGACAATCTTGCGTGGGACAAGATAGCCGATCTGGTTGTTGCCGATGAGTTTTACCGCAAGGATCATCGCCTGATCTTTGCCGCGATTGCCAACCTGGTCGAGCAGGGCCAGCCCTGCGATGTGGTCACCGTCTCCGAGTTTCTCGACAACCGCGGCGAGCTGGAGTCGGCCGGCGGCCTGGAATACCTGGCGACCCTGACTAACGAGACCCCCGGTGCCGCCAACGTACGAGCGTACGCGGGTATCTTGCGCGAACGGGCGACGTTACGCGCGCTGATCAATGTCGGCAATGAGATCAGCGGTAATGCCTACACGACAGACGGCCGTAGTGCTTCGGCACTGGTGGACGAAGCCGAGCGCATGGTTTACCAGATCGCGGAGAAAGGTGCGCGAGGGAAAGCCGGGTTTCAGGCGCTGAAAGACATCCTGCCTGCCACGGTTGATCGTATCGATCTGCTGCATCAGTCAGATGGCGATGTCACCGGCATATCGACGGGTTACAACGAGTTCGACAAGATGACGGCCGGTCTGCAAAAGGGCGACCTCGTCATCATTGCCGGCCGACCTTCAATGGGTAAAACAACCTTTGCCGTTAACATTGCCGAAAATGCGGCGATCGGTGGCAAGGTACCGACGGCGATATTCTCGATGGAGATGCCTTCCGAACAGCTGGCATTTCGTATGATTTCCTCGCTCGGCCGGGTTGATCAATCCCATCTCAGAACCGGTAATTTCCCGGATGAAGATTGGTCGCGGATCAACACTGCCGTGCAATTGATGTCCGATGCCCCGATTTACATTGATGACACTCCGGCACTGACCCCCACCGAGATTCGTGCGCGTGCGCGGCGCTTGAAGCGTGAGCACGGACTTGGCCTGATCGTCATTGATTATCTGCAGTTGATGCAGGTTGCCGGTATTGCGGAGAACAGGGCTACTGAGATTTCGGAAATATCCCGTTCGCTTAAAGCACTGGCGAAAGAGCTGGAATTGCCGGTTATCGCTCTGTCGCAGCTCAATCGAAGCGTCGAACAACGGACCGACAAGCGGCCGGTGATGTCCGATTTACGTGAGTCGGGAGCCATCGAGCAGGATGCTGATCTGATCATCTTTATCTACCGCGAAGAGGTCTACAACCAGGACACGCCGCGCAAAGGTATTGCCGATATTTGTATAGCGAAACAACGTAACGGTCCAATTGGCGATTTCCCGCTCACGTTCGTCGGCCGCTTTACCAAGTTCGAGAACTGGGTGCCGGAACATTACATGGACGACGGTTACTCCTGA
- the rplI gene encoding 50S ribosomal protein L9 → MNVILLDNVENLGSIGDLVTVKPGYGRNFLLPKGKAALATKQNMAEFESRRAELEAAAAKELAAAQKRADLVKGMELVIQANVGSEGKLFGSVGPIDIEQAFEKLNIEVTRAEVRMPDGPIHDVGEHTVGLHFHTKVNVEITVRVVGDE, encoded by the coding sequence ATGAACGTAATCTTGCTGGACAATGTTGAGAATCTGGGCAGCATCGGCGACCTGGTCACCGTGAAGCCAGGCTATGGTCGCAATTTTCTGCTGCCGAAGGGCAAGGCGGCGTTAGCGACCAAGCAAAATATGGCCGAGTTCGAATCGCGTCGGGCCGAGCTTGAAGCAGCGGCGGCGAAAGAACTTGCCGCGGCGCAGAAGCGCGCGGACCTGGTCAAAGGCATGGAGTTGGTCATTCAGGCCAATGTGGGCTCGGAAGGCAAGCTGTTCGGATCAGTTGGCCCGATCGACATCGAACAAGCTTTCGAGAAACTCAATATCGAAGTTACCCGCGCCGAAGTTCGCATGCCGGATGGCCCGATCCACGATGTTGGTGAACATACTGTCGGCCTGCATTTCCACACCAAGGTTAATGTCGAAATCACAGTCCGGGTTGTCGGCGACGAATAA
- a CDS encoding YybS family protein, producing the protein MRPVALWLQAKPWNGIIGLAFALVVPLLASIASGAVIVMLVLAHGVRVALLQGIAAVAIASGLATLLGGSGWPMLSNAAIVCVPGLLLAMLIQRTRSLSFTMQVSVIVAVMAVIGIHVLSGDPVALWGTVIDQSIAVLREVGWNEQDVATLASNREIIARQMTMVSVFVPWSMLALAVVLGYALFQQLPEQVGRFGRFSDLQLGKVLAASMALTSLAAAAVSAASLQDLAFVLFAVFWLQGLAVMHWLHAEGVLPNLAIIAVYALLPFLHVLLILGLAVLGYSDAWFNYRQRIAARRARR; encoded by the coding sequence GTGCGTCCGGTAGCGTTGTGGCTTCAGGCGAAGCCATGGAACGGCATTATCGGGCTGGCGTTCGCGTTGGTTGTGCCACTGTTGGCGTCGATCGCCAGCGGCGCGGTCATCGTTATGCTGGTCCTTGCGCACGGAGTTCGTGTAGCGCTGTTGCAAGGAATAGCGGCGGTGGCTATCGCCAGCGGTTTGGCGACCTTGCTGGGTGGTTCCGGTTGGCCGATGCTGTCGAACGCGGCCATCGTGTGTGTTCCCGGCTTGCTGCTGGCGATGTTGATCCAACGTACACGATCACTGTCGTTCACGATGCAGGTCTCGGTTATCGTTGCAGTTATGGCGGTAATCGGCATCCACGTTCTAAGCGGGGACCCGGTTGCTCTGTGGGGCACTGTCATCGACCAGTCTATCGCGGTGTTGCGCGAAGTCGGTTGGAATGAACAGGATGTCGCGACGCTGGCCAGTAACCGGGAGATCATCGCGCGACAGATGACGATGGTCTCGGTATTCGTGCCGTGGTCAATGCTGGCACTGGCAGTGGTTCTGGGATATGCATTGTTTCAGCAATTGCCGGAGCAAGTTGGTCGGTTCGGACGGTTTAGTGATCTGCAGCTGGGCAAGGTACTGGCGGCAAGCATGGCGCTGACCTCTCTGGCCGCCGCTGCAGTCAGTGCCGCGAGTTTGCAGGATTTGGCATTTGTTTTGTTTGCCGTATTCTGGTTGCAGGGCCTTGCGGTGATGCACTGGTTGCACGCGGAAGGTGTTTTGCCAAATCTGGCAATCATCGCAGTTTATGCGCTGTTGCCGTTTTTGCATGTACTGCTGATCCTCGGATTGGCAGTGTTGGGATACAGCGATGCCTGGTTCAATTACCGTCAGCGCATAGCCGCAAGGCGTGCACGTCGGTAG
- the rpsR gene encoding 30S ribosomal protein S18 has translation MSRYSRRRKYCRFTAEGITEIDYKDLTLLKAYVTETGKIVPSRITGTKAHYQRQLASAVKRARFLALLPYTDRH, from the coding sequence ATGAGTCGATATTCACGCAGACGCAAATATTGCCGTTTTACAGCCGAGGGCATTACCGAGATTGATTACAAGGATCTCACCCTGCTGAAAGCGTACGTCACCGAGACGGGCAAAATTGTACCGAGCCGGATTACCGGCACGAAGGCACATTACCAGCGCCAGTTGGCGAGCGCGGTGAAACGGGCGCGCTTTCTGGCATTGCTGCCGTACACAGATCGACACTGA
- the rlmB gene encoding 23S rRNA (guanosine(2251)-2'-O)-methyltransferase RlmB, giving the protein MSKARYVTGLRAVEQLLASSSATVRKLYAEYRTANPRVEALIAAANRHGVEVQSANRSRLEQMSGESRHQGVVAEIQRSTTMDEGALRDFVEQRLTSERPEPILLLVLEGLQDPHNLGACLRTADAAGVDAVIVSKHGAAGLGPTVSKVAAGAAESLPFASVANIGRTLGWLSDYGISIVGTSDGGSESLFVTPMDGPLALVMGREHSGLKQNVMQRCDRLVHLPMLGSVSSLNVSVATGICLYEALRQRQASPTTE; this is encoded by the coding sequence ATGAGTAAAGCGCGCTACGTGACCGGCCTGCGTGCCGTCGAACAACTATTGGCAAGCAGTTCGGCCACGGTACGAAAACTCTATGCCGAATACCGGACGGCGAATCCCAGGGTAGAGGCGTTGATTGCTGCCGCCAATCGGCATGGCGTGGAGGTGCAGTCAGCAAATCGCTCGCGCCTCGAGCAAATGAGCGGTGAATCGCGTCACCAGGGAGTTGTCGCCGAAATCCAGCGCAGCACGACCATGGATGAGGGAGCCTTGCGCGATTTCGTCGAGCAGCGGCTGACGTCTGAACGGCCGGAGCCCATTTTGCTGCTGGTCCTGGAGGGTTTGCAGGACCCGCACAATCTGGGCGCCTGTTTGCGTACCGCCGATGCGGCAGGGGTGGATGCGGTCATCGTTTCAAAACACGGCGCAGCGGGACTCGGTCCTACCGTCAGCAAAGTAGCGGCAGGTGCCGCAGAATCGCTGCCGTTTGCCTCCGTAGCCAATATCGGACGGACCTTGGGCTGGCTGTCGGATTACGGTATCAGCATTGTCGGCACCAGCGACGGCGGCAGCGAGAGTCTGTTTGTGACGCCCATGGACGGCCCGTTGGCATTGGTGATGGGACGTGAACACAGCGGCCTCAAGCAGAACGTGATGCAGCGCTGTGATCGCCTGGTGCATCTGCCGATGCTGGGTTCGGTCTCCAGCCTCAATGTTTCGGTGGCCACCGGAATCTGCCTCTACGAAGCCTTGCGCCAGCGTCAGGCCAGCCCGACCACCGAATAG